In Erigeron canadensis isolate Cc75 chromosome 1, C_canadensis_v1, whole genome shotgun sequence, a single window of DNA contains:
- the LOC122578981 gene encoding hydroxypyruvate reductase: protein MLFRFHNSLNSKIFGRRSLSKDATYKSFLEFYRNIGKRNMSDDRKAITRVLFCGPHFPASHNYTKEYLKSYPFIQVDDLPFDTIPDVIGKYDMCVVKSMRLTSDLIARATQMKLIMQYGVGLEGVDIAAATNLGIKVARIPSGETGNAASCAEMAIYFMLGLLRKQNEMQIAVRQKKVGEPVGDTLLGKTVFIMGFGNIGIELAKRLRPFGVRILATKRSWPSYVPNTFSPTEPTSQNGTHEDLVDEKGSHDDIYEFAKISDIVVCCLTMNRETAGVINKNFISSMRKGGLLVNIARGGLLDYEAIHNGLKSGHLGGLGIDVAWTEPFDPDDPVLKFPNVLLTPHVAGVTEHSYRSMAKVVGDVALQLHSGKPLTGIEYVN, encoded by the exons ATGTTGTTTAGGTTTCATAATTCTCTGAACTCCAAGATTTTTGGAAGACGATCTCTGTCCAAAGATGCAACCTATAAGAGTTTCTTAGA GTTCTATCGGAATATCGGCAAACGAAATATGTCTGACGATCGGAAGGCTATCACCCGTGTTCTTTTTTGCGGGCCTCACTTTCCAGCTTCACATAACTACACTAAAGAATATTTGAAGAGCTATCCGTTTATCCAG GTTGACGATCTTCCATTTGATACTATACCTGATGTTATCGGTAAGTATGATATGTGCGTGGTAAAAAGCATGCGGCTTACATCAGATCTTATTGCTCGGGCGACCCAAATGAAGCTTATAATGCAATATGGTGTTGGCTTAGAAG GTGTTGATATAGCTGCTGCTACAAACCTTGGAATTAAAGTTGCTAGAATTCCTAGTGGTGAAACAGGAAATGCTGCCTCATGTGCTGAAATGGCCATTTATTTCATGTTAGGTCTTCTTCGTAAGCAG AATGAGATGCAAATTGCTGTGAGGCAGAAGAAAGTTGGAGAACCAGTTGGCGATACATTGCTCGGAAAAACA GTTTTCATTATGGGCTTTGGAAATATTGGCATTGAATTGGCAAAGCGTCTTCGTCCTTTTGGAGTTAGGATTCTTGCTACAAAACGCAGTTGGCCCTCGTATGTTCCAAATACGTTCAGTCCTACCG AACCAACATCTCAAAACGGCACACATGAGGATTTGGTTGATGAGAAAGGTTCTCATGATGATATATATGAGTTTGCAAAGATATCTGACATAGTTGTCTGCTGCTTGACGATGAACAGGGAAACT GCCGGtgttataaacaaaaatttcaTTTCTTCAATGAGAAAG GGTGGACTACTGGTCAACATCGCTCGAGGTGGTCTCTTGGATTATGAGGCTATTCATAATGGTCTTAAGTCGGGTCATTTGGGAGGCCTTGGGATTGATGTCGCATGGACAGAGCCTTTTGATCCAGATGATCCAGTGTTGAAGTTCCCAAATGTACTTCTCACACCTCATGTTGCAGGCGTTACGGAACATTCATATAGATCCATGGCCAAG GTAGTTGGTGATGTTGCCCTTCAACTCCATTCAGGAAAACCTTTGACAGGGATAGAGTATGTCAACTAA
- the LOC122591550 gene encoding uncharacterized protein LOC122591550, with amino-acid sequence MPLVEIVGVTPTGKTFSIAHALIENEQHAAYTWVLQCLRSTLEEGFVVRVALTDRDLALMKAVKDVMPETKLILCRIHIWRNIELHANPSFGSKKDYGSFRHRWDKLVKSITVKEYAENEQRLKVFLADKPNLYKYLQIQWLASYKELFVSCWVDQHRNYRNYTTNRVESEQLNREIMGSETPENPP; translated from the exons ATGCCGCTTGTTGAGATTGTGGGTGTCACTCCAACTGGCAAGACATTCAGCATTGCGCACGCACTTATTGAAAATGAGCAACATGCGGCATACACATGGGTGTTACAGTGCTTGAGGTCGACGCTCGAAGAAGGGTTCGTCGTGCGTGTGGCACTCACTGATCGGGATCTGGCCCTCATGAAAGCGGTTAAGGATGTGATGCCGGAAACGAAGCTGATACTGTGTAGAATACACATTTGGAGGAATATTGAGTTACATGCCAACCCATCGTTTGGGTCAAAAAAAGATTATGGTTCGTTTAGACACCGGTGGGATAAACTCGTAAAGTCAATCACGGTTAAAGAATACGCAGAGAATGAGCAGCGGCTAAAAGTATTCTTGGCAGATAAACCAA ATCTTTATAAGTATCTACAAATACAGTGGCTTGCCTCGTACAAGGAGTTATTTGTGTCATGTTGGGTCGACCAACACCGCAACTATCGTAACTATACTACCAACAGGGTTGAGAGCGAGCAACTCAACAGGGAAATCATGGGATCCGAAACCCCTGAGAATCCTCCCTAG